One part of the Oceanidesulfovibrio indonesiensis genome encodes these proteins:
- a CDS encoding EAL and HDOD domain-containing protein codes for MTYDNEANWKEEHLFFAKQPIFTKNPRVWGYELTYRDSPFAGNGGKGNALKNLAANAYALKLRGDVGSQKLLLSFSERSIKAKAPSALPASHTVVEIEESSAPDAELLQAIDQLRSEDYLVAITDFQGKSGSEPLVERADIIKIDIRRKRPQVILDLMNRAPAGKVVLVASGVSSPELLKLAKALGFKLFQGSFFRKPEFKTERQLSSSEATRLKLFEVISGQPDFSKLSQAIAMDASISYRLLLFLNSAAFSFPVEITSIQHAVVLLGWDQIKNWLRVAVLTDLTPPHKTLELVRLAAQRAKFFELAAMRNNYSAELQDKLFLLGLFSLMEPILDMPMEKIVKNLPIDQDVKNALTGKDTTLAGWNVLAQAIEEANWEIVDRAVAVLGLEASAVTGSYYDSHVLTNSFFDINN; via the coding sequence ATGACCTACGACAACGAAGCCAACTGGAAAGAAGAACACCTCTTTTTTGCCAAGCAGCCCATATTCACGAAAAACCCCAGAGTCTGGGGATACGAGCTCACTTACCGCGACAGTCCCTTTGCCGGCAACGGCGGCAAGGGCAACGCCCTCAAGAACCTGGCGGCCAACGCTTACGCTCTCAAGCTTCGCGGAGACGTGGGCTCGCAAAAGCTGCTGCTCTCGTTTTCCGAGCGCTCAATCAAGGCCAAGGCCCCCAGCGCACTGCCGGCGAGCCACACTGTTGTCGAGATCGAAGAATCCAGCGCTCCTGACGCCGAGTTGCTCCAGGCCATCGATCAGCTGCGCTCCGAAGACTACCTTGTCGCCATCACGGATTTCCAGGGCAAGTCCGGGTCCGAGCCCCTGGTCGAACGCGCCGACATCATCAAAATCGACATCCGCCGCAAGCGTCCCCAGGTCATTCTGGACCTCATGAACCGCGCTCCGGCCGGCAAGGTCGTGCTCGTGGCGTCCGGCGTCTCCTCGCCCGAACTGCTCAAGCTCGCCAAGGCGCTCGGCTTCAAGCTCTTCCAGGGCAGTTTCTTCCGGAAACCGGAATTCAAGACGGAACGCCAGCTCTCTTCCAGCGAAGCCACCCGCCTCAAGCTGTTCGAGGTTATTTCCGGCCAGCCGGACTTTTCCAAGCTGTCCCAGGCCATCGCCATGGACGCTTCCATAAGCTACCGCCTGCTGCTTTTTCTCAATTCGGCGGCCTTCAGCTTCCCGGTGGAAATCACGTCCATCCAGCACGCCGTGGTGCTGCTTGGCTGGGATCAGATCAAGAACTGGCTCCGCGTGGCCGTGCTCACGGACCTCACCCCGCCGCACAAGACCCTCGAGCTCGTCCGACTCGCCGCGCAGCGCGCCAAATTCTTCGAACTGGCAGCCATGCGCAACAACTACTCGGCGGAGCTCCAGGACAAGCTGTTCCTGCTCGGACTCTTCTCTCTCATGGAACCCATCTTGGACATGCCCATGGAGAAGATCGTCAAGAACCTGCCCATCGACCAGGACGTAAAAAACGCCCTGACCGGCAAGGATACCACCCTCGCCGGCTGGAACGTTCTCGCCCAGGCTATCGAGGAGGCCAACTGGGAGATCGTGGACCGCGCCGTCGCCGTGCTCGGGCTGGAAGCATCAGCCGTCACCGGCAGCTACTACGACTCGCATGTGCTCACGAACTCATTCTTCGACATCAACAACTGA
- a CDS encoding NifU family protein → MKEQVEQALAKIRPQLQADGGDIELVDITDDGIVKVRLTGACKGCPMSQITLKKGVEKVVLKEVPDVKAVEAV, encoded by the coding sequence ATGAAAGAACAAGTCGAACAGGCTCTGGCCAAGATCCGTCCCCAGCTGCAAGCCGACGGCGGCGATATTGAACTCGTCGACATCACCGACGACGGCATCGTCAAGGTCCGCCTCACCGGCGCGTGCAAGGGGTGCCCCATGTCGCAGATTACGCTCAAGAAGGGCGTGGAAAAAGTCGTGCTCAAGGAAGTGCCGGACGTCAAAGCCGTCGAGGCCGTCTAA
- a CDS encoding amphi-Trp domain-containing protein: MSSKSGISVKGTMDFKSVATFLDDLVKSFKDKTVVVQRGDEFVTLKPADSIDIELEAVMKKGKQKLTLELAWREEIEPQEEVSFRVTSREPEPEPAIQADVSCATVCADTPEDAKKAVEAAAEATSKAAASRAGAKK, encoded by the coding sequence ATGAGCAGCAAGAGCGGAATCAGCGTAAAGGGCACGATGGACTTCAAGTCTGTCGCAACGTTTCTTGATGACCTGGTCAAAAGTTTCAAAGACAAGACCGTGGTGGTTCAGCGAGGCGACGAGTTCGTCACGTTGAAGCCGGCGGATTCCATCGACATCGAGCTCGAGGCCGTGATGAAGAAGGGCAAGCAGAAGCTCACTCTGGAGCTGGCCTGGCGCGAGGAGATCGAACCCCAGGAGGAAGTGAGCTTCCGGGTAACGTCCAGGGAGCCCGAGCCTGAACCTGCGATCCAAGCGGACGTTTCCTGCGCCACGGTCTGTGCGGACACCCCCGAGGACGCGAAAAAAGCTGTGGAAGCCGCGGCCGAGGCGACCTCCAAAGCCGCCGCATCCAGGGCCGGCGCGAAGAAGTAG
- a CDS encoding DUF2156 domain-containing protein, whose translation MRPSYAETINNTPVTFRAPSLREREAYLERFDLCPQKASDYSFVNLWGWAEQYGLKWTFENRCAWIRQTLPEPVYWAPVGPWEDVDWKNCPVLAQGGTFIRVPETLFAIWRDTLGDRLAAEEARNQWDYVYDVHELIELEGKRFAKKKALLETFTRRYNFEYHSMQPDCVEYALELQAEWCEWRECKDSEALLMENAAIARVLKSWEELPGLLGGYITVDNTMVAYTVAEEIAPDTLVVHFEKGHTDFEGVYQAINQMFLANEAGQYDIVNREQDLGDSGLRKAKLSYNPSGFLKKYTVRIAPE comes from the coding sequence ATGCGCCCCTCGTACGCAGAAACCATAAACAATACTCCTGTCACGTTCAGAGCGCCCTCTCTGCGCGAGCGCGAGGCATATCTCGAACGCTTCGACCTGTGCCCGCAGAAGGCGTCGGACTACAGTTTCGTGAACCTCTGGGGCTGGGCCGAGCAGTACGGCCTGAAGTGGACTTTCGAGAATCGCTGCGCCTGGATTCGCCAGACCTTGCCCGAACCGGTCTACTGGGCACCGGTGGGACCGTGGGAAGACGTGGACTGGAAAAACTGCCCCGTGCTCGCCCAAGGCGGCACCTTCATCCGCGTTCCGGAAACTCTGTTCGCCATCTGGCGGGACACCCTGGGCGACAGGCTCGCAGCCGAGGAAGCCCGGAACCAGTGGGACTACGTATACGACGTCCACGAGCTCATCGAACTCGAAGGCAAACGGTTCGCCAAGAAGAAGGCCCTGCTGGAAACCTTCACGCGAAGGTACAACTTCGAGTACCACTCCATGCAGCCGGATTGCGTGGAGTACGCACTGGAGTTGCAGGCCGAGTGGTGCGAATGGCGCGAGTGCAAGGACTCCGAAGCCCTGCTCATGGAAAACGCCGCCATTGCCCGCGTGCTGAAGAGCTGGGAGGAACTGCCCGGCCTTCTGGGCGGCTATATCACCGTGGACAACACCATGGTGGCCTACACCGTGGCCGAGGAAATCGCCCCGGACACCCTCGTGGTCCACTTCGAAAAAGGCCACACGGACTTCGAGGGCGTCTACCAGGCCATCAACCAGATGTTCCTGGCCAACGAAGCCGGGCAATACGACATCGTGAACCGTGAGCAGGATCTGGGCGACTCCGGCCTGCGCAAGGCCAAGCTCTCGTACAATCCATCCGGATTCCTCAAGAAATATACGGTCAGGATAGCACCGGAATAA
- the murJ gene encoding murein biosynthesis integral membrane protein MurJ produces MIAGRSFSLGLASMVMAGSILLSRLMGLVRDKVIAYHFGATLESDVYFAAFVVPDFINYLLAGGYFAITLIPLLSERFTLDEEDGWRFFSAALTWITIAIVLLTLIGEIFAPQLAELVAPGFSPEAQDKLTLFLRIILPAQVFFLTGSCFTALLYLRKQFLVPALTPLLYNGGIILGGLVMLDRGMEGFCWGVLVGSLAGNLLLPLIAAAGGSRPEPGAPAGIRFAPRLSHPSLRTFVLLALPLMIGQSVVVLDEQLLRIFGSLAEEGAVSWLNYARRIMLVPVGVVAQAAGVASYPFLAGLAARKADTEFSQTLATALRNTAAVIVPVSLWMLLAAPETVGLIFMQGRFGSADLSITAFCLRVMLLGVFLWGVQQVLGRAFYARKDTLTPSLAGTGATLAALPVYWLLGRSFGAAGLAAASLTSVGLYTAAMAVIWRRRHGAAAFSGLLRTLGASVAVALASLAPAAFARWAVGLLAMPYHLEAFTMLCASGVVFVAVYILLARRVAPQAAAPFEAVFLRIRSRVRPRA; encoded by the coding sequence ATGATCGCCGGTCGTTCCTTTTCCCTGGGCCTGGCCTCCATGGTCATGGCCGGGTCCATCCTGCTCTCCCGCCTCATGGGTCTGGTGCGGGACAAGGTCATCGCCTACCATTTCGGCGCCACCCTGGAATCGGACGTGTACTTCGCGGCCTTTGTGGTGCCGGATTTTATCAATTATCTGCTGGCCGGCGGCTACTTCGCCATCACGCTCATTCCGTTGCTCTCGGAACGGTTCACGCTGGACGAGGAGGACGGGTGGCGATTCTTCTCGGCCGCGCTCACGTGGATAACCATCGCTATCGTGCTGCTTACGCTGATCGGCGAAATATTCGCGCCCCAGCTGGCCGAACTCGTCGCGCCGGGATTTTCGCCCGAAGCGCAGGACAAGCTCACGCTGTTTTTGCGCATCATCCTGCCCGCGCAGGTCTTTTTTCTCACGGGGTCATGCTTCACGGCGCTGCTGTATCTTCGAAAGCAGTTTCTGGTGCCGGCGCTCACGCCTCTTTTGTACAATGGCGGCATCATTCTCGGCGGGCTTGTCATGCTGGATCGCGGCATGGAGGGTTTCTGCTGGGGCGTGCTGGTCGGGTCGCTGGCAGGAAACCTGCTGCTGCCGCTGATCGCCGCAGCCGGAGGAAGCCGGCCCGAGCCGGGGGCGCCAGCAGGCATCCGCTTTGCGCCGCGACTGTCGCACCCTTCGCTTCGCACTTTCGTACTCCTGGCCCTGCCGCTCATGATCGGCCAGTCCGTAGTAGTGCTCGACGAGCAGTTGCTGCGCATATTCGGTTCCCTGGCCGAGGAAGGCGCGGTGAGCTGGCTGAACTACGCACGCCGGATAATGCTGGTTCCCGTGGGCGTGGTGGCCCAGGCCGCCGGCGTGGCGTCCTACCCGTTCCTTGCCGGTCTGGCTGCGCGGAAGGCGGATACGGAGTTCTCCCAGACGCTCGCCACGGCACTGCGCAACACGGCGGCGGTCATCGTGCCCGTCTCCCTGTGGATGCTCCTGGCGGCGCCGGAAACCGTTGGGCTCATCTTCATGCAGGGGCGGTTCGGCTCGGCCGATCTGTCCATCACCGCCTTCTGCCTGCGGGTGATGCTGCTGGGCGTGTTTCTCTGGGGCGTGCAGCAGGTGCTGGGTCGGGCGTTCTACGCGCGCAAGGACACCCTCACCCCATCGCTGGCAGGCACGGGTGCGACCCTGGCGGCGCTGCCTGTATACTGGCTGCTGGGGCGGTCATTCGGAGCGGCGGGCCTTGCCGCGGCCAGTCTGACTTCCGTCGGGTTGTATACGGCGGCAATGGCCGTGATCTGGCGCAGGCGGCACGGAGCCGCAGCGTTCTCCGGATTGCTCCGCACCCTGGGCGCTTCTGTGGCGGTAGCCCTGGCGAGTCTCGCGCCCGCGGCGTTCGCTCGCTGGGCAGTTGGACTGCTTGCAATGCCGTATCATCTGGAGGCCTTCACGATGTTGTGCGCCAGCGGCGTGGTCTTCGTGGCTGTGTATATTCTTTTGGCGCGGAGGGTGGCTCCGCAGGCGGCCGCGCCGTTCGAAGCAGTGTTTCTCCGCATACGCTCCCGCGTAAGGCCGCGCGCGTAA
- a CDS encoding MATE family efflux transporter, translated as MPLTVPAPASKRREIWRLAWPQMLMMVAHFFVGFVDVLVAGKLGTDVQASLGLITQSFFFFLIIAIAVSNGVVAAVSQSLGAGLARRAQRYTMFSLALALAGGLLIFGAGVLLRGPFLDVLQTPPDIRDESAYMLTVFLLVVPANYILNVGNAVFRAYKRVDIPLIALTIVSVVNTVADLGLGLGMWGLPAYGYKGLAWATFFSYLAGALFILFVLARHEILRLRAFPPVRWMKPAWSYLFKVAWPAGLTHILWQTGYLVLFAIVASLPRENVNALAGLTAGMRVESALFLPAFAFNMTASVLVGHFLGAGDTHEARRTGWQILGFGCGVISLLGVVVWQFVEPIAALLTTSDAVTKQIVEYLFWNILAIPFTTASMILVGIMSGAGATLYNLVIFGSATWLIRLPLAYFLGHVVLKDSAGVWMAMLASQVVQAGAGLYIFHFKNWSRFSMRNQKQLPTIRTDQCAPRTQKP; from the coding sequence ATGCCTTTGACAGTTCCTGCCCCCGCATCCAAGCGCCGTGAAATCTGGCGCCTTGCCTGGCCCCAGATGTTGATGATGGTCGCCCACTTCTTCGTGGGCTTCGTCGACGTGCTCGTGGCCGGCAAACTGGGCACGGATGTCCAGGCCTCCCTCGGCCTCATCACCCAGAGTTTCTTTTTCTTCCTCATCATCGCCATTGCCGTATCCAACGGAGTCGTGGCCGCGGTGAGCCAGTCTCTGGGCGCGGGCCTTGCCAGGCGGGCCCAACGTTACACCATGTTCTCCCTGGCCCTGGCGCTGGCCGGCGGCCTGCTCATTTTCGGCGCCGGCGTCCTGCTGCGCGGGCCGTTCCTGGATGTGCTGCAAACCCCGCCGGACATCCGGGACGAGTCGGCCTACATGCTCACCGTATTCCTGCTCGTGGTGCCGGCCAACTACATACTCAACGTGGGCAACGCGGTGTTCCGAGCCTACAAACGGGTGGACATCCCCCTTATCGCCCTGACCATCGTGAGCGTGGTGAACACCGTGGCCGACCTCGGCCTGGGCCTGGGCATGTGGGGCCTGCCGGCTTACGGATACAAGGGCCTTGCCTGGGCCACGTTCTTCTCGTACCTCGCCGGCGCGCTGTTCATCCTGTTCGTGCTCGCCAGGCACGAAATTCTGCGGCTCAGGGCGTTCCCGCCCGTGCGCTGGATGAAGCCGGCCTGGAGCTACCTTTTCAAGGTCGCGTGGCCTGCCGGACTGACGCACATCCTCTGGCAGACCGGATATCTCGTACTCTTCGCCATCGTGGCTTCCCTGCCGCGGGAAAACGTGAACGCCCTGGCGGGGCTCACGGCCGGCATGCGCGTGGAGTCCGCCCTGTTCCTCCCGGCCTTCGCCTTCAACATGACGGCGTCTGTCCTGGTGGGCCATTTTCTGGGGGCCGGGGACACCCACGAGGCCAGACGCACCGGCTGGCAGATCCTCGGATTCGGCTGCGGGGTCATTTCACTGCTCGGGGTGGTGGTCTGGCAATTCGTCGAGCCTATCGCCGCCCTTCTCACCACGTCGGATGCGGTGACGAAACAGATCGTGGAGTATCTCTTCTGGAACATCCTCGCCATTCCCTTCACCACAGCGAGCATGATCCTCGTGGGAATCATGTCCGGAGCCGGCGCAACGCTGTACAATCTCGTCATTTTTGGTTCCGCCACGTGGCTCATCCGCCTCCCCCTGGCCTATTTCCTCGGCCATGTGGTATTGAAGGATTCGGCCGGCGTGTGGATGGCCATGCTCGCATCGCAGGTCGTCCAGGCCGGCGCCGGACTCTACATCTTCCATTTCAAGAATTGGAGCCGCTTCTCCATGCGTAATCAGAAGCAGCTCCCAACCATCCGGACGGACCAATGCGCCCCTCGTACGCAGAAACCATAA
- the gltX gene encoding glutamate--tRNA ligase: MTNTASSAVTRFAPSPTGHLHLGGARTALFSWLLARHAGGRFHLRIEDTDKARSSHEITAAILEALTWLGITWDGEPVHQSLREDEHNRHIDRLLDEGKAYWCECTPEEVEAMRERARAEGRKPKYDLTCRERNLGPGENRVVRFKTPLTGKISYKDLVKGTITVDNTELDDMILRRPDGSPTYNLAVVVDDHDMGVTHVLRGEDHINNTLRQIHLYEALGFPVPAFAHVPLIHGPDKKKLSKRHGAQNILEYRSQGILPEALVNYLARLGWSHKDQEIFSVDELVELFNVDGLSSSAAAFDLEKLLWLNSHYIKESDVSRLADLLAEQFAARGITGCDRSTLEKIVPQYQPRAKTMAEMADEAAVFLIADEDVEYDEKAVRKVLTDEALSRLRDIRNLLADLDSFDESALERALNEHMERSGIGFKDIAQPIRVAVTGRTRSPGLFETLAILGKAKSLARIDRALSL, encoded by the coding sequence ATGACCAATACCGCTTCTTCCGCCGTCACCCGCTTCGCCCCCAGTCCTACCGGCCACCTCCACCTCGGCGGCGCCCGCACAGCCCTGTTCAGCTGGCTCCTGGCCCGCCACGCCGGCGGGCGGTTCCATCTGCGCATCGAGGATACGGACAAGGCCCGCTCCAGCCACGAGATCACCGCCGCCATCCTGGAGGCGCTCACCTGGCTCGGCATCACCTGGGACGGCGAGCCCGTGCACCAGTCTCTGCGCGAAGACGAGCATAACCGGCACATCGACCGCCTCCTCGATGAGGGCAAGGCGTACTGGTGCGAATGCACGCCCGAAGAAGTGGAAGCCATGCGCGAGAGAGCCCGCGCCGAAGGCAGGAAACCCAAGTACGACCTCACCTGCCGCGAGCGCAACCTGGGGCCGGGCGAGAACCGCGTGGTGCGCTTCAAAACCCCGCTCACGGGCAAGATTTCCTACAAGGACCTGGTCAAGGGCACGATAACCGTGGACAACACGGAGCTCGACGACATGATCCTGCGCCGCCCGGACGGCTCGCCCACGTATAATCTGGCCGTGGTGGTGGATGACCACGACATGGGCGTGACCCATGTGCTGCGCGGCGAGGACCACATCAACAACACCCTGCGCCAGATCCACCTGTACGAGGCCCTCGGATTCCCGGTGCCGGCGTTCGCGCATGTGCCGCTCATCCATGGGCCGGACAAGAAGAAGCTCTCCAAACGCCACGGCGCGCAGAACATCCTGGAGTACCGCTCCCAGGGCATTCTGCCCGAGGCGCTGGTGAACTACCTGGCGCGGCTCGGCTGGAGCCACAAGGACCAGGAGATTTTCTCCGTGGACGAGCTCGTCGAACTCTTCAATGTGGACGGCCTCTCCTCATCGGCCGCGGCGTTCGACCTGGAAAAGCTCCTCTGGCTGAACAGCCACTACATCAAGGAGTCCGACGTCTCACGCCTTGCCGACCTTTTGGCCGAGCAGTTCGCAGCCCGCGGCATCACAGGGTGCGACCGGTCCACGCTGGAAAAGATTGTGCCCCAGTACCAGCCTCGCGCAAAGACCATGGCCGAGATGGCCGACGAAGCCGCCGTGTTCCTCATTGCGGATGAAGACGTGGAGTATGATGAAAAAGCCGTGCGCAAGGTTTTGACCGACGAGGCGTTAAGTCGCCTGCGGGACATTCGTAATCTTCTCGCCGACCTCGATTCCTTCGACGAGTCCGCACTTGAAAGGGCGTTGAACGAACACATGGAGCGAAGCGGAATCGGTTTCAAGGATATCGCTCAACCGATACGCGTTGCCGTGACCGGCCGCACCCGTAGCCCGGGCCTGTTCGAAACCCTGGCCATTCTGGGCAAAGCCAAATCTCTCGCGCGCATCGACAGGGCGCTTTCACTTTAG
- a CDS encoding peroxiredoxin: protein MDKPSMPLLGDKFPKLKVNTTFGKMKLPSDYKGSWFVLFSHPADFTPVCTTEFFAFQERVKDFEALNCKLIGLSIDQVFSHIKWVEWIEEKLGKEITFPIIADDQGRIGMELGMLHPGKGCSTVRAVFIVDPEGVLRLSIYYPQEIGRSMDEILRALRALQVSDRYGVAVPANWPNNELIGDGVIVPPAQDVKTAKERPGQFQCYDWWFCHKKLEE from the coding sequence ATGGACAAGCCCAGCATGCCGTTGCTCGGCGACAAGTTCCCCAAACTTAAAGTCAACACCACCTTTGGCAAGATGAAGCTGCCGAGCGATTACAAGGGCAGTTGGTTCGTGCTTTTCAGCCACCCGGCGGATTTCACCCCGGTGTGCACCACGGAGTTCTTCGCATTCCAGGAGCGTGTGAAGGATTTCGAAGCCCTCAACTGCAAGCTCATCGGCCTTTCCATCGACCAGGTCTTCTCGCACATCAAATGGGTGGAATGGATCGAAGAAAAGCTCGGCAAAGAGATCACCTTTCCCATCATCGCGGACGACCAGGGCCGCATCGGCATGGAACTCGGCATGCTCCACCCAGGCAAGGGCTGCTCCACTGTCCGCGCGGTGTTCATTGTGGACCCGGAAGGCGTGCTGCGGCTCTCCATCTATTATCCGCAGGAGATCGGCCGGAGCATGGACGAAATTCTGCGCGCGCTCCGCGCCCTCCAGGTATCGGACCGCTACGGCGTGGCCGTGCCGGCCAACTGGCCGAACAACGAGCTGATAGGGGACGGCGTCATCGTGCCGCCAGCCCAGGACGTGAAGACGGCCAAGGAGCGCCCAGGCCAGTTCCAGTGCTACGACTGGTGGTTCTGCCACAAGAAACTGGAAGAGTAA
- a CDS encoding glycosyltransferase, whose translation MARTRVFLVVPSLAPGGSETVLLRLAACLDRERFEPEVVALAGAGPLAAELPPDVPLHDLAAGRVAAALPKFIRLARRRRPGVILSFQMHTNLALLLARPLLPRRVRIVAREESMPSRSCAESPLPRLFGLLMRRLYPKAQAVITQCEAAAEELTSHYGVPEDMIRAIPNPVDIQDMRKRARAEMTQAELPPAPRIVFVGRLAAVKRVDVILEAVARMRRRASLVVVGGGSEDTTRSLKDRAASLGMADRVLFTGHQPNPFPYVGHADLLALASLREGFNLAVLEARALGVPAVVPAAPGCLPEMISHGTNGFLAPFFEDSERQADALAATLDHALEALAGNPDALDMDAGSGRWSLEAVCRAHEELL comes from the coding sequence ATGGCGCGCACGCGTGTATTCCTCGTCGTCCCCAGTCTGGCTCCGGGGGGCTCGGAAACGGTGCTTCTGCGGCTCGCCGCCTGTCTGGACCGCGAGCGCTTCGAGCCCGAGGTCGTCGCGCTGGCCGGCGCCGGCCCCCTGGCCGCCGAGCTTCCGCCGGACGTCCCCCTGCACGATCTCGCCGCGGGCCGGGTTGCAGCCGCCCTGCCGAAGTTCATACGTCTCGCGCGTCGCCGCCGGCCCGGCGTCATCCTCTCCTTCCAGATGCATACGAACCTCGCCCTGCTCCTCGCCCGGCCACTGCTGCCGCGTAGGGTTCGCATCGTGGCGCGGGAAGAGAGCATGCCCTCGCGCTCCTGCGCGGAAAGCCCTCTCCCTCGGCTTTTCGGGTTGCTCATGCGCCGGCTGTACCCAAAGGCGCAGGCCGTCATCACCCAATGCGAAGCTGCTGCCGAGGAACTGACATCCCATTACGGCGTGCCGGAGGACATGATCCGCGCCATCCCGAACCCCGTGGATATCCAAGACATGCGAAAACGCGCCCGGGCCGAGATGACGCAAGCAGAACTGCCGCCTGCACCGCGCATCGTGTTCGTGGGCCGTCTCGCTGCGGTCAAACGGGTGGACGTTATTCTGGAAGCTGTCGCGCGGATGCGACGGCGCGCCTCGCTCGTGGTCGTAGGCGGCGGAAGCGAGGACACCACCCGCTCGCTGAAGGACCGCGCCGCCAGTTTGGGTATGGCGGACCGTGTGCTTTTCACCGGCCACCAGCCCAACCCGTTTCCGTATGTGGGGCATGCAGATCTGCTGGCGCTCGCCTCGCTGCGGGAGGGGTTCAACCTCGCCGTGCTCGAGGCCCGCGCCCTGGGCGTGCCTGCTGTGGTCCCGGCCGCTCCGGGATGCCTGCCGGAGATGATCTCCCACGGAACGAACGGCTTCCTCGCGCCGTTTTTCGAAGACTCCGAACGCCAGGCCGACGCCCTCGCCGCCACACTCGACCATGCACTCGAAGCGCTGGCAGGAAATCCCGATGCCCTGGATATGGACGCCGGCTCAGGACGTTGGTCGCTGGAGGCCGTCTGCCGGGCGCACGAAGAGCTCTTGTGA